DNA from Vibrio alfacsensis:
GCGTCTTCATCTGCAAATACGTACAGCAAGCCACCACGAGCACGTACTTCTTCTACGTTCGATTTCAGTTTTTCCAATAGATCGTTGCTTGGCGCAACAACAACAACTGGCATGTCAGCATCAATCAGCGCGAGAGGGCCATGTTTTAGCTCACCGGCTGCGTACGCCTCTGCGTGGATATAAGAAATCTCTTTCAGTTTAAGAGACGCTTCCATCGCGATTGGGTAGAACTCGCCACGGCCTAAGAACAATGTGTGGTGCTTATCCGCAAAGTCCGTCGCCAGTTCTTCAATCTCTTTCTCAAAAGATAGGGCGGCATTGATTTGCTTCGGTAACGCGTGCAGCGCTTCTACGATCTCTTTTTCTTTCTCTTTACTAATGCGGTTTTGTTGCTTACCAAGTGCCGTCACTAACATGAGTAATGCAGAAAGCTGAGTGGTGAACGCTTTGGTTGAAGCTACACCAATTTCCACTCCTGCACGAGTCATGAATGCAAAGTCAGATTCACGCACTAAAGAAGAACCAGCTACGTTACAGATGGTCATTGCCGCCATGTAGCCTTTCTCTTTTGCAAGGCGAAGTGCAGCCAGTGTATCCGCCGTTTCACCAGATTGAGAAAGCGTGATCAGCAGACTATTAGGACGCGTTACAAACTTGCGGTAACGGAATTCAGACGCAATTTCTACGTCACAGCTCACGCCCGCAATATCTTCAAACCAGTAACGTGCGGTCATACCAGCATTGTAAGAGGTACCACATGCGACGATCTGTACGTGTTCTACTTTGCTCAGGATTTCTGCCGCGTTGACACCAATGGCTTCAGTAACAACAGAATCTGCCGTGATACGGCCTTCCATTGTATTGATCAGCGCCGTTGGTTGCTCATAGATTTCTTTTTGCATGAAGTGACGGTACTGACCTTTATCGCCAGCGTCATGTTCTGCGTTTGATTCAGTGATCTCTCGCTCGACACGCTCACCCGTTGTATCAAACACAGTCACCTCGCGGCGAGTGATTTCTGCAACATCCCCCTCTTCTAAGTACATGAAACGACGTGTCACGTTAAGAAGAGCAAGTTGGTCTGATGCAAGGAAATTCTCACCCACACCAAAACCAATGACGATTGGGCTACCAGAGCGAGCAACGACGATTCGAGATGGGTCTTTGCGATCCACAACGACGGTGCCATAAGCCCCCTCTAATTGCTTCGCCGTTTTCTGTAGCGCTTCAAGTAGTGTTTCTGATGTACGCAGCTCCCACTCAACTAAGTGAGCGATCACTTCGGTATCGGTTTGAGATTCAAAAACGTAGCCACGAGATTGAAGTAACGCTCGTAGCGATTCATGGTTTTCAATGATGCCGTTGTGTACCACCGCGATGTCACCAGACATGTGTGGATGCGCGTTGACTTCTGATGGTTCACCATGCGTTGCCCAGCGTGTGTGCGCAATACCAGTACCACCAATCACCTTTGCTTGTTCAACGGCATCAGCAAGCTCTTGTACTTTCCCCAAACGACGAATACGCGTTAGGTTAGCGTCACCATCGACAATCGCCACTCCCGCAGAGTCATATCCGCGATATTCTAAGCGGCGTAGGCCTTCTACCAAAATTTCCGCAACGTCTCGTTGTGCTACTGCACCTACGATTCCACACATGTTTTTCTCTCCATTTATAGTTTTGTTCTTCCCTGGCTCAATAACAATCGTAGTAAGTAATGGGTCATTTTAGCTTGTGATAACGCACGCTAACTCTGATCACTTACTTTGCTTGGTATCATTCCAATAGAGGCAGCAAGCAAAGGCCACTTTGGTTTGGGAAGGTAAAGATAATTCGGTTTTTAAGCGCAAATAACCCTTACGCCATGTTCTGCAATCTGTTCTTTGTGTTCAGGCTGTAAGTCTGCATCGGTAATCAGCACATCAATTTGTTGCCAAGCCAACTCTAAATTAGGGATCTTACGTCCCACTTTCTCAGACTCGATCATCACGATGACTTCACGTGACACCTCAGCCATGACCTTGCTTAAGCCAACCAA
Protein-coding regions in this window:
- the glmS gene encoding glutamine--fructose-6-phosphate transaminase (isomerizing), producing MCGIVGAVAQRDVAEILVEGLRRLEYRGYDSAGVAIVDGDANLTRIRRLGKVQELADAVEQAKVIGGTGIAHTRWATHGEPSEVNAHPHMSGDIAVVHNGIIENHESLRALLQSRGYVFESQTDTEVIAHLVEWELRTSETLLEALQKTAKQLEGAYGTVVVDRKDPSRIVVARSGSPIVIGFGVGENFLASDQLALLNVTRRFMYLEEGDVAEITRREVTVFDTTGERVEREITESNAEHDAGDKGQYRHFMQKEIYEQPTALINTMEGRITADSVVTEAIGVNAAEILSKVEHVQIVACGTSYNAGMTARYWFEDIAGVSCDVEIASEFRYRKFVTRPNSLLITLSQSGETADTLAALRLAKEKGYMAAMTICNVAGSSLVRESDFAFMTRAGVEIGVASTKAFTTQLSALLMLVTALGKQQNRISKEKEKEIVEALHALPKQINAALSFEKEIEELATDFADKHHTLFLGRGEFYPIAMEASLKLKEISYIHAEAYAAGELKHGPLALIDADMPVVVVAPSNDLLEKLKSNVEEVRARGGLLYVFADEDAGFEADETMKIIKMPHVSEITAAIYYTIPMQLLSYYVALIKGTDVDQPRNLAKAVTVE